In Natator depressus isolate rNatDep1 chromosome 9, rNatDep2.hap1, whole genome shotgun sequence, a single genomic region encodes these proteins:
- the IGBP1 gene encoding immunoglobulin-binding protein 1 isoform X1 encodes MAAGTAETPPRLSELLESGWQLLDEVEASTEPSSGAPALQDKVRRGLDLLQQAARGVAQLDLFSQNEDLEEIASADLKYLLLPALLGALTLKQVNLSKRLEHVQIARAHFMDFLTLCKNYQIGKFHLPPTPESPNENESTESLSGAGPSGRQASLVAMASNRQAKIERYKQKKEVENRLASMKAFVESGQVEEEQIREFYLLQIQKWITTSLEEIESIDQEMVILRGRNALKQASAPPQTSQRPRTAMKPFVLTRDAMQAKVLGAGYPSLATMTVNDWYEQRCKQDVFPNKGIPQTTQILMKRSCRKSSRRRRWKRMMRKLYGKLEAGRTGKTHTQGDMATERTWADCQRDE; translated from the exons ATGGCGGCGGGGACAGCAGAGACGCCGCCGCGGCTCTCCGAACTGCTGGAGTCAGGCTGGCAGCTCCTGGACGAGGTGGAGGCCAGTACTGAGCCCTCCTCGGGGGCCCCGGCGCTCCAGGACAAGGTCCGGCGGGGGCTCGACCTCCTGCAGCAGGCAGCCCGCGGCGTAGCGCAGCTCGACCTGTTCAG CCAAAATGAAGACCTGGAGGAGATTGCATCTGCTGACCTGAAGTATCTGCTGTTACCTGCTTTGTTGGGAGCCCTCACCCTGAAACAGGTCAATCTCAGCAAGCGGCTGGAGCATGTGCAGATTGCTCGTGCCCACTTCATGGACTTCTTGACGCTCTGCAAGAACTACCAGATTGGCAAGTTCCACCTTCCACCAACACCAGAGAGTCCTAATGAAAATGAGTCTACGGAGAGTCTTTCGGGGGCTGGCCCATCTGGCAGACAGGCCAGCCTGGTGGCCATGGCATCTAATAGACAAGCAAAAATTGAAAG ATATAAGCAGAAGAAGGAGGTGGAGAATAGGTTGGCCTCAATGAAAGCTTTTGTGGAGAGTGGCCAGGTGGAGGAGGAACAGATACGGGAATTCTACCTGTTGCAAATCCAGAAGTGGATCACTACGAGCCTGGAGGAAATCGAGAGCATTGACCAGGAAATGGTGATTTTGAGAGGAAGGAATGCACTAAAACAG GCTTCAGCACCTCCTCAGACTTCTCAGCGTCCCAGGACTGCAATGAAACCTTTTGTTCTCACCCGGGACGCCATGCAGGCTAA GGTGTTAGGAGCCGGCTATCCTAGCCTGGCGACGATGACAGTAAATGATTGGTATGAACAGCGCTGTAAACAGGACGTCTTTCCCAATAAAGGCATACCACAGACAACA CAGATCTTGATGAAGAGGAGCTGCAgaaagagcagcaggagaagaAGGTGGAAGAGGATGATGAGGAAACTCTACGGAAAGCTCGAGGCTGGGAGGACTGGAAAGACACACACCCAAGGGGATATGGCAACCGAAAGAAcatgggctgactgtcaaagggATGAGTAG
- the IGBP1 gene encoding immunoglobulin-binding protein 1 isoform X2 — protein MAAGTAETPPRLSELLESGWQLLDEVEASTEPSSGAPALQDKVRRGLDLLQQAARGVAQLDLFSQNEDLEEIASADLKYLLLPALLGALTLKQVNLSKRLEHVQIARAHFMDFLTLCKNYQIGKFHLPPTPESPNENESTESLSGAGPSGRQASLVAMASNRQAKIERYKQKKEVENRLASMKAFVESGQVEEEQIREFYLLQIQKWITTSLEEIESIDQEMVILRGRNALKQASAPPQTSQRPRTAMKPFVLTRDAMQAKVLGAGYPSLATMTVNDWYEQRCKQDVFPNKGIPQTTILMKRSCRKSSRRRRWKRMMRKLYGKLEAGRTGKTHTQGDMATERTWADCQRDE, from the exons ATGGCGGCGGGGACAGCAGAGACGCCGCCGCGGCTCTCCGAACTGCTGGAGTCAGGCTGGCAGCTCCTGGACGAGGTGGAGGCCAGTACTGAGCCCTCCTCGGGGGCCCCGGCGCTCCAGGACAAGGTCCGGCGGGGGCTCGACCTCCTGCAGCAGGCAGCCCGCGGCGTAGCGCAGCTCGACCTGTTCAG CCAAAATGAAGACCTGGAGGAGATTGCATCTGCTGACCTGAAGTATCTGCTGTTACCTGCTTTGTTGGGAGCCCTCACCCTGAAACAGGTCAATCTCAGCAAGCGGCTGGAGCATGTGCAGATTGCTCGTGCCCACTTCATGGACTTCTTGACGCTCTGCAAGAACTACCAGATTGGCAAGTTCCACCTTCCACCAACACCAGAGAGTCCTAATGAAAATGAGTCTACGGAGAGTCTTTCGGGGGCTGGCCCATCTGGCAGACAGGCCAGCCTGGTGGCCATGGCATCTAATAGACAAGCAAAAATTGAAAG ATATAAGCAGAAGAAGGAGGTGGAGAATAGGTTGGCCTCAATGAAAGCTTTTGTGGAGAGTGGCCAGGTGGAGGAGGAACAGATACGGGAATTCTACCTGTTGCAAATCCAGAAGTGGATCACTACGAGCCTGGAGGAAATCGAGAGCATTGACCAGGAAATGGTGATTTTGAGAGGAAGGAATGCACTAAAACAG GCTTCAGCACCTCCTCAGACTTCTCAGCGTCCCAGGACTGCAATGAAACCTTTTGTTCTCACCCGGGACGCCATGCAGGCTAA GGTGTTAGGAGCCGGCTATCCTAGCCTGGCGACGATGACAGTAAATGATTGGTATGAACAGCGCTGTAAACAGGACGTCTTTCCCAATAAAGGCATACCACAGACAACA ATCTTGATGAAGAGGAGCTGCAgaaagagcagcaggagaagaAGGTGGAAGAGGATGATGAGGAAACTCTACGGAAAGCTCGAGGCTGGGAGGACTGGAAAGACACACACCCAAGGGGATATGGCAACCGAAAGAAcatgggctgactgtcaaagggATGAGTAG
- the IGBP1 gene encoding immunoglobulin-binding protein 1 isoform X3, translating into MAAGTAETPPRLSELLESGWQLLDEVEASTEPSSGAPALQDKVRRGLDLLQQAARGVAQLDLFSQNEDLEEIASADLKYLLLPALLGALTLKQVNLSKRLEHVQIARAHFMDFLTLCKNYQIGKFHLPPTPESPNENESTESLSGAGPSGRQASLVAMASNRQAKIERYKQKKEVENRLASMKAFVESGQVEEEQIREFYLLQIQKWITTSLEEIESIDQEMVILRGRNALKQASAPPQTSQRPRTAMKPFVLTRDAMQAKVLGAGYPSLATMTVNDWYEQRCKQDVFPNKGIPQTTVADLDEEELQKEQQEKKVEEDDEETLRKARGWEDWKDTHPRGYGNRKNMG; encoded by the exons ATGGCGGCGGGGACAGCAGAGACGCCGCCGCGGCTCTCCGAACTGCTGGAGTCAGGCTGGCAGCTCCTGGACGAGGTGGAGGCCAGTACTGAGCCCTCCTCGGGGGCCCCGGCGCTCCAGGACAAGGTCCGGCGGGGGCTCGACCTCCTGCAGCAGGCAGCCCGCGGCGTAGCGCAGCTCGACCTGTTCAG CCAAAATGAAGACCTGGAGGAGATTGCATCTGCTGACCTGAAGTATCTGCTGTTACCTGCTTTGTTGGGAGCCCTCACCCTGAAACAGGTCAATCTCAGCAAGCGGCTGGAGCATGTGCAGATTGCTCGTGCCCACTTCATGGACTTCTTGACGCTCTGCAAGAACTACCAGATTGGCAAGTTCCACCTTCCACCAACACCAGAGAGTCCTAATGAAAATGAGTCTACGGAGAGTCTTTCGGGGGCTGGCCCATCTGGCAGACAGGCCAGCCTGGTGGCCATGGCATCTAATAGACAAGCAAAAATTGAAAG ATATAAGCAGAAGAAGGAGGTGGAGAATAGGTTGGCCTCAATGAAAGCTTTTGTGGAGAGTGGCCAGGTGGAGGAGGAACAGATACGGGAATTCTACCTGTTGCAAATCCAGAAGTGGATCACTACGAGCCTGGAGGAAATCGAGAGCATTGACCAGGAAATGGTGATTTTGAGAGGAAGGAATGCACTAAAACAG GCTTCAGCACCTCCTCAGACTTCTCAGCGTCCCAGGACTGCAATGAAACCTTTTGTTCTCACCCGGGACGCCATGCAGGCTAA GGTGTTAGGAGCCGGCTATCCTAGCCTGGCGACGATGACAGTAAATGATTGGTATGAACAGCGCTGTAAACAGGACGTCTTTCCCAATAAAGGCATACCACAGACAACAGTAG CAGATCTTGATGAAGAGGAGCTGCAgaaagagcagcaggagaagaAGGTGGAAGAGGATGATGAGGAAACTCTACGGAAAGCTCGAGGCTGGGAGGACTGGAAAGACACACACCCAAGGGGATATGGCAACCGAAAGAAcatgggctga
- the IGBP1 gene encoding immunoglobulin-binding protein 1 isoform X4 yields the protein MAAGTAETPPRLSELLESGWQLLDEVEASTEPSSGAPALQDKVRRGLDLLQQAARGVAQLDLFSQNEDLEEIASADLKYLLLPALLGALTLKQVNLSKRLEHVQIARAHFMDFLTLCKNYQIGKFHLPPTPESPNENESTESLSGAGPSGRQASLVAMASNRQAKIERYKQKKEVENRLASMKAFVESGQVEEEQIREFYLLQIQKWITTSLEEIESIDQEMVILRGRNALKQASAPPQTSQRPRTAMKPFVLTRDAMQAKVLGAGYPSLATMTVNDWYEQRCKQDVFPNKGIPQTTVDLDEEELQKEQQEKKVEEDDEETLRKARGWEDWKDTHPRGYGNRKNMG from the exons ATGGCGGCGGGGACAGCAGAGACGCCGCCGCGGCTCTCCGAACTGCTGGAGTCAGGCTGGCAGCTCCTGGACGAGGTGGAGGCCAGTACTGAGCCCTCCTCGGGGGCCCCGGCGCTCCAGGACAAGGTCCGGCGGGGGCTCGACCTCCTGCAGCAGGCAGCCCGCGGCGTAGCGCAGCTCGACCTGTTCAG CCAAAATGAAGACCTGGAGGAGATTGCATCTGCTGACCTGAAGTATCTGCTGTTACCTGCTTTGTTGGGAGCCCTCACCCTGAAACAGGTCAATCTCAGCAAGCGGCTGGAGCATGTGCAGATTGCTCGTGCCCACTTCATGGACTTCTTGACGCTCTGCAAGAACTACCAGATTGGCAAGTTCCACCTTCCACCAACACCAGAGAGTCCTAATGAAAATGAGTCTACGGAGAGTCTTTCGGGGGCTGGCCCATCTGGCAGACAGGCCAGCCTGGTGGCCATGGCATCTAATAGACAAGCAAAAATTGAAAG ATATAAGCAGAAGAAGGAGGTGGAGAATAGGTTGGCCTCAATGAAAGCTTTTGTGGAGAGTGGCCAGGTGGAGGAGGAACAGATACGGGAATTCTACCTGTTGCAAATCCAGAAGTGGATCACTACGAGCCTGGAGGAAATCGAGAGCATTGACCAGGAAATGGTGATTTTGAGAGGAAGGAATGCACTAAAACAG GCTTCAGCACCTCCTCAGACTTCTCAGCGTCCCAGGACTGCAATGAAACCTTTTGTTCTCACCCGGGACGCCATGCAGGCTAA GGTGTTAGGAGCCGGCTATCCTAGCCTGGCGACGATGACAGTAAATGATTGGTATGAACAGCGCTGTAAACAGGACGTCTTTCCCAATAAAGGCATACCACAGACAACAGTAG ATCTTGATGAAGAGGAGCTGCAgaaagagcagcaggagaagaAGGTGGAAGAGGATGATGAGGAAACTCTACGGAAAGCTCGAGGCTGGGAGGACTGGAAAGACACACACCCAAGGGGATATGGCAACCGAAAGAAcatgggctga
- the LOC141993584 gene encoding protein Wnt-11b-like, translating into MGSSFPAPLRLTLALLWQLGLSAAIQWLGLMVNGSRVAWNETQHCKILDGLVPDQLQLCRRNLELMHSIVHAAKETKGVCQKMFSDMRWNCSSIEYAPSFTPDLMKGTRESAFVYALAAAAVSHSIAQACASGELPICSCGSVPSEVPGPGFRWGGCGDNLRYGLQMGSAFADGPMKSSKAGGQATRLMNLHNNAVGRQVLIDSLETKCKCHGVSGSCSVKTCWKGLQGLSEIAADLKSKYLAATKVTHRHMGTRKQLVPKELDIRPVREAELVYLVSSPDYCTKNPKLGSLGTQDRQCNKTSVGSDSCNLMCCGRGYNAYTESVVERCQCKYYWCCYVMCKKCQRTVERYVCK; encoded by the exons ATGGGCTCGAGCTTCCCCGCCCCGCTGCGGCTCACCCTGGCGCTGCTCTGGCAGCTGGGACTCTCCGCGGCGATCCAGTGGCT AGGGCTGATGGTGAATGGCAGCAGGGTAGCCTGGAATGAGACCCAGCACTGTAAGATATTGGATGGGCTAGTCCCAGACCAATTGCAGCTGTGCCGAAGAAACCTGGAGCTCATGCACAGCATTGTACATGCAGCCAAAGAGACCAAGGGAGTCTGCCAGAAAATGTTCTCGGATATGAGGTGGAACTGCTCTTCCATTGAGTATGCACCCAGTTTCACCCCTGACCTCATGAAAG GGACCAGGGAATCTGCGTTTGTCTATgcattggctgctgctgctgtcagtcaTTCCATCGCCCAGGCCTGTGCCTCAGGGGAACTACCTATCTGTTCCTGTGGATCTGTCCCATCTGAGGTGCCTGGGCCTGGCTTCAGGTGGGGTGGCTGTGGGGACAACCTCCGCTATGGCCTCCAGATGGGTTCTGCCTTTGCTGATGGTCCCATGAAGTCCAGCAAGGCAGGAGGACAAGCCACCAGGCTTATGAATCTACATAACAATGCAGTGGGCCGACAG gtattgatTGACTCCTTGGAGACCAAGTGTAAATGCCATGGTGTTTCTGGCTCCTGCTCAGTTAAGACCTGTTGGAAGGGGCTGCAAGGTTTGAGTGAAATAGCCGCTGACCTCAAATCCAAGTACCTGGCAGCCACCAAGGTGACCCACCGGCACATGGGGACCAGAAAGCAGCTGGTGCCCAAAGAACTGGACATCAGGCCAGTGAGAGAGGCTGAGCTGGTTTATCTAGTCAGTTCTCCAGACTACTGCACAAAGAATCCCAAACTGGGGTCTCTGGGGACTCAGGACAG GCAATGCAACAAGACCTCTGTGGGCAGTGACAGCTGTAACCTGATGTGCTGCGGGCGTGGCTACAATGCTTACACTGAGAGTGTGGTGGAGAGGTGCCAGTGCAAGTACTATTGGTGCTGCTATGTGATGTGCAAGAAGTGCCAGCGGACAGTGGAGAGATACGTGTGCAAGTAA